From the Anguilla anguilla isolate fAngAng1 chromosome 8, fAngAng1.pri, whole genome shotgun sequence genome, one window contains:
- the LOC118232739 gene encoding nuclear inhibitor of protein phosphatase 1-like isoform X1, with amino-acid sequence MAANPVTNTPLFDCPTWAGKPPPGLHLDVVKGDKLVEKLIIDEKKYYLFGRNPDACDFTIDHQSCSRVHAALVYHRHLKRVFLIDLNSTHGTFLGRIRLEAHKPQQVPIDSTMSFGASTRAYTLREKPQAQPGGGGGGGGGDSKPGEDEELKGLLGLPEEETELENLTEFNTAHNKRISTLTIEEGNLDIQRPKRKRRNSRVTFSDEEEIINPEDVDPSVGRFRNMVQTAVVPIKKKVEVHGGLGLEDGAARRTQNIPFGVGGGLYGDLPPASQEADAHPAAGQGGAAILGGLPLPFPNPAPEVDLSPSTAQPPVTLAPAPAPGPYAPEALNEPRKKKYAKEAWPGKKPTPSLLI; translated from the exons ATGGCAGCGAACCCTGTCACAAACACACCTCTTTTTGACTGTCCAACATG GGCAGGCAAGCCACCCCCAGGCCTGCATTTGGACGTGGTGAAAGGAGACAAGCTGGTGGAG aagCTGATCATAGACGAGAAGAAGTACTACCTGTTCGGGAGGAATCCGGACGCCTGCGACTTCACGATAGACCACCAGTCCTGCTCGCGTGTCCATGCTGCCCTGGTCTACCACCGGCACCTGAAGAGGGTTTTCCTCATCGACCTGAACAGCA ctCACGGCACCTTCCTGGGGCGGATCCGCCTGGAGGCCCACAAGCCGCAGCAGGTGCCCATCGACTCCACCATGTCGTTCGGGGCGTCCACGCGCGCGTACACGCTCAGGGAGAAGCCCCAGGCCCagcccggcggcggcgggggcggcgggggcggggacagcAAGCCCGGGGAGGACGAGGAGCTGAAAGGCCTGCTGGGACTGCCGGAGGAGGAGACGGAGCtggag AACCTGACCGAGTTCAACACGGCGCACAACAAGCGCATCTCCACGCTGACCATCGAGGAGGGGAACCTGGACATCCAGCGGCCCAAACGCAAGAGGAGGAACTCGCGGGTCACCTTCAGCGACGAGGAAGAGATCATCAACCCGG AGGACGTGGACCCGTCGGTTGGCCGTTTCAGGAACATGGTTCAGACAGCGGTCGTTCCCATAAAG AAGAAGGTGGAGGTTCACGGCGGGCTGGGTTTGGAGGATGGGGCGGCTCGGAGAACGCAGAACATTCCCTTCGGCGTCGGGGGCGGCCTGTACGGGGACCTGCCCCCCGCCAGCCAGGAAGCCGACGCCCACCCCGCCGCGGGCCAGGGCGGAGCCGCCATCCTGGGGGGGCTGCCCCTGCCCTTCCCCAACCCCGCCCCGGAGGTGGACCTGAGCCCCTCCACCGCCCAGCCGCCCGTCACCctggcccccgcccccgcccccggaccCTACGCCCCCGAGGCCCTCAACGAGCCGCGAAAGAAGAAGTACGCCAAGGAGGCGTGGCCGGGCAAGaagcccaccccctccctgctgatTTAG
- the LOC118232739 gene encoding nuclear inhibitor of protein phosphatase 1-like isoform X2, producing the protein MAANPVTNTPLFDCPTWAGKPPPGLHLDVVKGDKLVEKLIIDEKKYYLFGRNPDACDFTIDHQSCSRVHAALVYHRHLKRVFLIDLNSTHGTFLGRIRLEAHKPQQVPIDSTMSFGASTRAYTLREKPQAQPGGGGGGGGGDSKPGEDEELKGLLGLPEEETELENLTEFNTAHNKRISTLTIEEGNLDIQRPKRKRRNSRVTFSDEEEIINPEDVDPSVGRFRNMVQTAVVPIKKKKVEVHGGLGLEDGAARRTQNIPFGVGGGLYGDLPPASQEADAHPAAGQGGAAILGGLPLPFPNPAPEVDLSPSTAQPPVTLAPAPAPGPYAPEALNEPRKKKYAKEAWPGKKPTPSLLI; encoded by the exons ATGGCAGCGAACCCTGTCACAAACACACCTCTTTTTGACTGTCCAACATG GGCAGGCAAGCCACCCCCAGGCCTGCATTTGGACGTGGTGAAAGGAGACAAGCTGGTGGAG aagCTGATCATAGACGAGAAGAAGTACTACCTGTTCGGGAGGAATCCGGACGCCTGCGACTTCACGATAGACCACCAGTCCTGCTCGCGTGTCCATGCTGCCCTGGTCTACCACCGGCACCTGAAGAGGGTTTTCCTCATCGACCTGAACAGCA ctCACGGCACCTTCCTGGGGCGGATCCGCCTGGAGGCCCACAAGCCGCAGCAGGTGCCCATCGACTCCACCATGTCGTTCGGGGCGTCCACGCGCGCGTACACGCTCAGGGAGAAGCCCCAGGCCCagcccggcggcggcgggggcggcgggggcggggacagcAAGCCCGGGGAGGACGAGGAGCTGAAAGGCCTGCTGGGACTGCCGGAGGAGGAGACGGAGCtggag AACCTGACCGAGTTCAACACGGCGCACAACAAGCGCATCTCCACGCTGACCATCGAGGAGGGGAACCTGGACATCCAGCGGCCCAAACGCAAGAGGAGGAACTCGCGGGTCACCTTCAGCGACGAGGAAGAGATCATCAACCCGG AGGACGTGGACCCGTCGGTTGGCCGTTTCAGGAACATGGTTCAGACAGCGGTCGTTCCCATAAAG aAGAAGAAGGTGGAGGTTCACGGCGGGCTGGGTTTGGAGGATGGGGCGGCTCGGAGAACGCAGAACATTCCCTTCGGCGTCGGGGGCGGCCTGTACGGGGACCTGCCCCCCGCCAGCCAGGAAGCCGACGCCCACCCCGCCGCGGGCCAGGGCGGAGCCGCCATCCTGGGGGGGCTGCCCCTGCCCTTCCCCAACCCCGCCCCGGAGGTGGACCTGAGCCCCTCCACCGCCCAGCCGCCCGTCACCctggcccccgcccccgcccccggaccCTACGCCCCCGAGGCCCTCAACGAGCCGCGAAAGAAGAAGTACGCCAAGGAGGCGTGGCCGGGCAAGaagcccaccccctccctgctgatTTAG